Within the Vicinamibacterales bacterium genome, the region TTGACGTCGGTGCGCTCGATCTCGAGCTTGACGGTGCCGGCCGTTTCCGGCGACTGCGTCTCCGGCACGAACATCTTCGCCATCATCAGCGTGCCGGGCGCCGTCATGATGACCGCGGTCAGCAGGTGCTCGGCCTTGATGCCGAACAGGATGTAGGCGGCCATGATCCCGCCGGAGATGTGTGCCATCCCGGCGGTCATGACCGTCATCAGCTCCGACTCGGTCATCCGCGGGATGAAGGGACGGATCGTCAGCGGCGCCTCGGTCTGCCCCATGAAGATGGAGGCCGCCACATTGAGCGACTCGGCGCCGCTGGCGCGCATCACGCGCCGCATCAGGATGGCGAAGGCGCGCACGACCACCTGCATGACCCCGAAGTAATAGAGGATCGCGAAGAGCGCGGCGATGAAGATGATCGTCGGCAGCACCTGGAACGCGAAGATCACGCCGTACTGGGCGCCGTCGGGGCCGAGCACCTTGGTCATGATCTGGGGCCAGGCCGTCTTGCTGCCGAGCGGGCCGAACACGAAGCTGGACCCGACGAACGCGAAGTCGAGCAGCCGGTTGATCACCCCGGCGAGCTTCTGGAAGACGAGGCGGCCGGCCGCCGTCTTCAGCACGATCAGCGCGAAGAGGATCTGCAGGCTCAGGCCCCAGGCGACGGTGCGCGTGTCGATGGCCCGCCGGTTGGTCGAGAAGGCGAAGGCGATCGTCATCAGGACGATCAATCCGGTGAGCGGCTGCAGCTGCGGGAGGTGCAGCAGGTTGGCGGTCAACGCGCACACCGCAGCCGCCGCGAGCGCGGCGCCGATCACCGTCGCGTCGCGCCGATCGTACGGAACACGGGGCGGTGGCGGTGGATAGGCGGGGGCGCCGGTCGTGTTGGCTTCGGCCATGCATTGGGCTCCAGTTGGCAGTTCGCAGTCGGCAGCGCGTGGTTCGCGTCAGCCCTCAATAACCCGGCGTCCGTTGCCGCGCCAGGCGGTCCAGCACCAGGGGCCCGGATCGGAGCGGCTCGGACCCGATCACGATCGCCTGCTCGAGAAGCGCGCGCGCTTCCGCGAGACCGTGACCGGCCCGATGGTGAATCTCGATGATCTGGTCGCCCCGGCTCACCCGCGTCCCGGCCGGCGCCGTGATGACGAACCCGACCGCGTGATCGACGGCGGCGTCGACGCGATCGCGGCCGGCCCCGAGCAGCACCGCGGCGCGCCCGACGGCCTCCGCCTTCATGGCCGTCACGTAGCCGTCGCAAGGAGCCGCGATCGCGGCGCGGTCCGGCGCGGACGGCAGCTTCGCGTAGTCGTCCACCACCGATGGATCCCCCCCCTGATTGCGGACGATCTCCCGGAACTTCTCGAGCCCGGCCCCCGACGCCAGCGCCCCCCGCACCCGCGCGGCGGCGGCGCCGAGATCGGCCTCGACGCCGGCGAGCACCAGCATGCGCGCTGCGAACTCCACCGAGAGCGCTTCCAGATCTGCCGGACCGCGCCCTTTCAGCGTCTCCAGCGACTCGATCACCTCGAGCGCGTTCCCGACGGCGCGCCCCAGCGGGAACTCCATCGCGGTGATCAGCGCCTCGGTGCGGACGCCGTTGGCTTCGCCGGTGGCGACCAGCGACTGCGCCAGCCGCCGCGCCTCGTCTTCGGTCTTCATGAACGCGCCGTCGCCGCACTTCACGTCGAGCACCAGCCCGCCGACACCTTCGGCGATCTTCTTGCTCATGATCGAGGCGGTGATGAGCGGAATGCTCTCGACCGTGCCGGTGACGTCGCGCAGCGAGTAGAGGGTGCGATCCGCGGGAGCGACCTCGGCGGTCTGGCCGATGAGGGCGCAGCCGATGGTCGCGACCGCGCGCCGCAGCTCGTCGAGCTGCAGCCGCGTGCGGAAGCCGGGAATCGACTCGAGCTTGTCGAGGGTGCCGCCGGTATGCCCGAGGCCGCGGCCCGACATCATCGGTACGGGCGCACCGCAGGCCGCCGCCAGTGGCGCAAGAATGAGCGACGTCTTGTCGCCGACACCACCAGTGCTGTGCTTGTCGACGGCGCGATGCGCCAGGCCGGGGTAGTCGACGCGGACGCCGGACCGCACCATGGCGTCGGTCAGGCGGGCCGTTTCCTCGGCCGTCATGCCGCGGAGCACGATGGCCATCAGCAGCGCCGAGGCCTGATAGTCGGGGAGGGACCCGTCGGTGACCCCCGCGACGAACCAGTCGAGCGCGGCGCGATCGAGTTCGCCGCCATCCCGTTTGATGCGTATGAGATCGACGGCGCGCATGGGGAGCGGCGAAGAGTATAATTCACCGCGCCCATTCCCTTCGAAATGGCCGACGCCACGACCCTCTCACCGGACCTCTCGCGGCGCTTGGCGGTTTTGGCGCGTGCGCTGCTCGCCGCGGCGCGCACCTGGGCGCTCTACCCTCCCGAACATCCGGCGGTGCGGGAATCACTCGATCGCCTCGGCGCGGCGTCCGCGGCCGCCGGCGGCGGGCAGCCGTTCTCCTTCGCTGTCACGCCCGACACCCTGCTCGTCGGCGGCGTCCCGGCAGGCCCCGAGCCGGCGGCGATCGCCGACGCGGCGCGCTGGCTGCACGAGCGCGACGTCCTGCAGATCGCGTGGACGGGCGGCATCGCCGCCACCGCGCTGCAGCGGCTGCTCGCCCTCCTCTGCGAGGACCCACGCGCCGTCCGGCAGCGCGGCGGTCCGGCGGCGGTCTGGAGCGCCGACGGGGACCCCGCCATCACCCTCGAGCAGATTGACTTCAGCCAGGTGCTGCAGGACCCCGAGAGCCCCGATCGGGTCCGGCGCAAGGACGATCCGTGGCGCGCGATCGTGCGGGCCGTCCTCGACCGCCGGCGGCCAGGCGACCCCGGTCTGCAGACGCGGCTCCTCGAGATCTCCGGGGATGCGGGCGCGATCGGCGCGCTCGCGCAGGACGTCATCGCGGCGCACCACGCGGCCGACGGCTCGCCGATGCTCACCTCGCAGGCCGCGGCCGTCGTCGCGGCCTACCATCATCTCGTCGGCATCGTCGACGTGCTGTCGCCCGAGCGCCGCCACGAGGTGATGCAGAACATCGCGGCCGCCACGGCGCAGCTCCACCCGCACGTCGTGATGCAGATGCTCGGCGGCGCGGCGATCGGCGACGCCGCGACGGGCGAAGGCCTGTCGGACGTCGCCGGGCGAGGCGGCGTGGTCGCAGGGATCATCGACGCGCTCGACGATGTCAATGTCGCGCAGCTGCTGGCGACGACGCTGGCCATCCAGGGACAGGCGTCCCGGCGGCTCGCCGCGGTGTTCCACACGATCGCCGGCGACGACGAACGCAAGGCGCGGGTGCTGACTCTGACCCGGCGGATGCTGAGCGAAACCGAGTTCGGGCGCCAGGACGCGTTCGAGTCGCTCTGGTCGTCCATGGAAGCGCTGCTGCTCACCCACGACGAGCGTCCGTTCGTGTCGCCGTCGTACCGCACCGGGCTCGACGGCGTCGGCGACCGCGCCGAGCGGATGGCGGCCGACCTGCCGGCGGATCTCGTCGCCCTGATCGACACGCTCGACCAGGACAACGTCCGCCGGCTCTCGGCGACGCTGCTGATTGATCTGCTGACGCTCGAGCGCGATCCGGCAAAAGCGCCGCAGCTGGCGCGCGACGTCGCGGCGCTCGCCGAGGATCTGCTGCTGGCCGGCGACTATGCGTCGGCGCTGGCGGTGGCGACGGCGCTGCAGCGCCAGGCCGTCGACGCGGCGGGGGCCCCCGGCGACGCGAGCCGGGTGGCGCTCGACGGCTTGGTGGCGACGGTCGCGTTCCACGAGGCGGCCGATCTCCTGGGCGACATGACCACGACGGAAGCGGCGCTGTTCGCGGAGCTGTGCGAGTGCATCGGGCCGGCGGCGATCGACGCGCTGCGGACGCAGCTCGAGTCGGAGGCGCCGACCGAGGGGCGGACGCGCGCCGCGGCGATCATCCGCGGCTACGGCGGCAAGGCGGCCAGCCGGCTCGCGCCGCTGGTCGGCAGCGCCCGATGGGCCGCGCAGCGCAACGCCGCGGATCTGCTCGGCGACATCGCGGCACCCGAGTGCGTGCCGCTGCTCCAGCCGCTGCTGCGGGGCAGCGACGCCCGCGTCA harbors:
- a CDS encoding nucleoside transporter C-terminal domain-containing protein, translated to MAEANTTGAPAYPPPPPRVPYDRRDATVIGAALAAAAVCALTANLLHLPQLQPLTGLIVLMTIAFAFSTNRRAIDTRTVAWGLSLQILFALIVLKTAAGRLVFQKLAGVINRLLDFAFVGSSFVFGPLGSKTAWPQIMTKVLGPDGAQYGVIFAFQVLPTIIFIAALFAILYYFGVMQVVVRAFAILMRRVMRASGAESLNVAASIFMGQTEAPLTIRPFIPRMTESELMTVMTAGMAHISGGIMAAYILFGIKAEHLLTAVIMTAPGTLMMAKMFVPETQSPETAGTVKLEIERTDVNVIDAAGRGTGEGLQLALNVGAMLISFLALIALVNALLGVVHLSLEEIFGWVFSPIAWAMGVPWKDAGVIGNLLGTRMALNEFVAYSKLGPMAATLDPKSFTIATFALCGFANFSSIGIQIGGIGALAPSRRHDLARLGLRAMIAGTLANFITATIAGFLL
- a CDS encoding thymidine phosphorylase produces the protein MRAVDLIRIKRDGGELDRAALDWFVAGVTDGSLPDYQASALLMAIVLRGMTAEETARLTDAMVRSGVRVDYPGLAHRAVDKHSTGGVGDKTSLILAPLAAACGAPVPMMSGRGLGHTGGTLDKLESIPGFRTRLQLDELRRAVATIGCALIGQTAEVAPADRTLYSLRDVTGTVESIPLITASIMSKKIAEGVGGLVLDVKCGDGAFMKTEDEARRLAQSLVATGEANGVRTEALITAMEFPLGRAVGNALEVIESLETLKGRGPADLEALSVEFAARMLVLAGVEADLGAAAARVRGALASGAGLEKFREIVRNQGGDPSVVDDYAKLPSAPDRAAIAAPCDGYVTAMKAEAVGRAAVLLGAGRDRVDAAVDHAVGFVITAPAGTRVSRGDQIIEIHHRAGHGLAEARALLEQAIVIGSEPLRSGPLVLDRLARQRTPGY
- a CDS encoding HEAT repeat domain-containing protein; the protein is MADATTLSPDLSRRLAVLARALLAAARTWALYPPEHPAVRESLDRLGAASAAAGGGQPFSFAVTPDTLLVGGVPAGPEPAAIADAARWLHERDVLQIAWTGGIAATALQRLLALLCEDPRAVRQRGGPAAVWSADGDPAITLEQIDFSQVLQDPESPDRVRRKDDPWRAIVRAVLDRRRPGDPGLQTRLLEISGDAGAIGALAQDVIAAHHAADGSPMLTSQAAAVVAAYHHLVGIVDVLSPERRHEVMQNIAAATAQLHPHVVMQMLGGAAIGDAATGEGLSDVAGRGGVVAGIIDALDDVNVAQLLATTLAIQGQASRRLAAVFHTIAGDDERKARVLTLTRRMLSETEFGRQDAFESLWSSMEALLLTHDERPFVSPSYRTGLDGVGDRAERMAADLPADLVALIDTLDQDNVRRLSATLLIDLLTLERDPAKAPQLARDVAALAEDLLLAGDYASALAVATALQRQAVDAAGAPGDASRVALDGLVATVAFHEAADLLGDMTTTEAALFAELCECIGPAAIDALRTQLESEAPTEGRTRAAAIIRGYGGKAASRLAPLVGSARWAAQRNAADLLGDIAAPECVPLLQPLLRGSDARVTTAAVRALAGISDPAAARAIHTVLRAASGEQRRAVVDALVAQRDARVVPVLVRIVEDSDPFGADHPIVLETLEAMAQVGDDQAVAALAGLLRKNKLLARRRVKAVREKSVAALRAIKTPGAAHALDEAARNGDRMLRRLARTEGSQW